One Cryptomeria japonica chromosome 9, Sugi_1.0, whole genome shotgun sequence genomic window carries:
- the LOC131073105 gene encoding dihydroceramide fatty acyl 2-hydroxylase FAH2, whose amino-acid sequence MTVKAYSVDLNKPLVFQVGHLGDTYQEWVHQPIVSKEGPRFFESNFWEFLTRTAWWVIPLVWLPVVSLTLLISIKRGLSPDQAACVLLSGIFVWTLMEYSLHRFLFHIKTSSYWGNTLHYLLHGCHHKHPMDGYRLVFPPAATAVLLIPFWFLVKLITPYAAAPAVLGGGLLGYVMYDVTHYYLHHGQPSQNLARGLKKYHLNHHFKNQTSGFGITSSLWDRVFDTLPPKKA is encoded by the exons ATGACTGTCAAAGCATATTCAGTCGACCTGAACAAGCCTCTTGTTTTTCAG GTTGGCCATTTAGGTGACACATATCAGGAATGGGTACATCAGCCAATTGTTAGCAAGGAGGGTCCCCGTTTTTTCGAAAGCAACTTCTGGGAG TTCCTCACCCGTACTGCCTGGTGGGTTATACCTCTAGTATGGTTGCCTGTTGTATCTTTGACCTTATTGATTTCCATCAAAAGGGGTTTGTCACCAGACCAGGCAGCGTGTGTTCTATTGTCTGGCATCTTTGTCTGGACACTAATGGAATACAGTCTGCATCGGTTCCTTTTCCATATCAAGACAAGTAGTTATTG GGGTAATACTCTGCATTATCTGCTTCATGGATGCCACCACAAGCATCCAATGGATGGATATCGACTTGTTTTCCCACCTGCAGCAACGGCAGTACTATTAATTCCG TTTTGGTTCCTGGTGAAGCTGATAACCCCTTACGCTGCGGCTCCTGCTGTTTTGGGTGGAGGATTGCTTGGATATGTGATGTATGACGTTACCCATTATTATTTACATCATGGACAGCCTTCTCAAAATTTGGCACGCGGACTAAAG AaatatcatctgaatcatcatttCAAAAATCAGACAAGTGGGTTTGGAATTACGTCATCTCTTTGGGATAGGGTGTTTGATACACTTCCTCCGAAGAAGGCATGA